One genomic segment of Catalinimonas alkaloidigena includes these proteins:
- a CDS encoding ribose-phosphate diphosphokinase, producing MKNDIKLFALKPDEDLGGKVAEQLGIALAELEERSFEDGEHKLRALEGVNGKDVYVIHSLYGDLNHSVNDKVVRLIFLLGSLKDAGAKRVTAIIPYLAYARKDRKTKSRDPLNTHYLARMLESVGTDRVLTVDVHNLQAYQNAFRCKNEHLEAQRLFAVYLETKQQRGPVAIMSPDAGGVKRASAFRGLMQEKTGQKIPLIFMEKERSRGEVSGEALVGEVAGRNVIIFDDMISTGTTLSRAAAACKKAGAKSVKAVATHGLFVNTAGELLSAPEIEELIICNTIPPFRLQNTEVSRKLKVLDISPLLADAIQTLSEGGELEMM from the coding sequence ATGAAAAATGATATTAAATTATTTGCCCTAAAACCCGATGAGGACCTGGGAGGAAAAGTAGCTGAACAACTAGGCATAGCCCTGGCTGAATTGGAAGAGAGAAGCTTTGAGGATGGAGAGCATAAGCTCAGAGCTTTGGAAGGGGTGAACGGGAAAGATGTATATGTCATCCACTCACTCTACGGTGACCTGAACCATAGTGTAAATGACAAAGTGGTGAGGTTGATCTTCCTGCTGGGCTCTCTCAAAGATGCCGGGGCCAAAAGAGTGACTGCCATTATCCCTTATCTCGCCTACGCTCGCAAAGATCGTAAGACCAAAAGCCGTGATCCCCTTAATACCCATTACCTTGCCCGTATGCTAGAATCAGTAGGTACAGACAGGGTGCTAACGGTTGACGTACATAATCTGCAAGCTTACCAAAACGCTTTTCGCTGTAAGAATGAACATCTGGAAGCCCAAAGGCTTTTTGCGGTCTACCTTGAAACTAAGCAGCAGCGCGGACCAGTGGCGATAATGTCACCTGATGCCGGGGGAGTAAAGCGGGCCAGTGCTTTTCGTGGGTTGATGCAGGAAAAAACGGGCCAGAAGATTCCACTCATTTTCATGGAAAAAGAAAGAAGCAGGGGCGAAGTCAGCGGTGAAGCCCTGGTAGGTGAGGTGGCAGGTAGAAACGTCATCATCTTTGACGATATGATCAGTACCGGCACTACGCTTAGTCGTGCTGCTGCTGCCTGTAAAAAAGCGGGAGCAAAGTCAGTAAAAGCTGTGGCAACCCACGGACTGTTTGTCAATACTGCCGGAGAACTACTGTCAGCACCGGAAATTGAGGAACTGATCATTTGCAATACCATTCCTCCTTTTCGCCTCCAAAATACCGAAGTAAGCAGAAAACTGAAAGTGCTGGACATTTCACCTTTGCTTGCCGATGCCATACAAACCCTGAGTGAAGGGGGCGAACTGGAAATGATGTAG
- a CDS encoding PAS domain S-box protein: protein MKTNTQAQPNTEASPLTIVGIGASAGGLAALKSFFSLIPPDSGLAYVIVVHLSPEHKSALAELLQPHVRMPVQQVTKTIPLKADHVYVIPPNANLNTIDTHLRLSDLEERRRERAPIDHFFRTLAATHDGNSVGIILTGTGSDGTLGIREIKVQGGLTIVQDPQEAEFDGMPQSAIFSGQVDKVMPLKEIPPFLLKYVSTRPKLKILDPAEEPEGEGRQLIHKIYAQVRARTGRDFSRYKHSTILRRLQRRMQLHQIEHLEDYITLLRKNTEEVHLLSDDFLINVTSFFRDAEVYQNLEDKIIPQIFERKKLDEQVRVWSVGCATGEEAYSLGMLLIEEASRRETAPSIQVFASDLHEHSLKRARDGFYPGDIKVDVSEERLHRFFTKEDGGYRIRKELRELVIFTPHNLLGDPPFSRIDLIVCRNLLIYLQRDVQRDVFELFHYSLRPDGTLVLGSSEHLESTDLFRAENKELSIYAKRNVAGPEPRLPVFPTVHTRFPPEPSGEREQTSLPYGALHQKMVERYGPPSILLSPDYQVMHVSENAGRYLQISGGELSRDGFKLIRPELQMELRSTIYAAREGRTLTRSNPVNITLDGQPHQIILSARVVDESSQENVILVLFEEYDKRSASIETRTTSRDKAPNSEQVKELSRELQDTRQRLQAVIEEYETSREEMKASNEELQSANEELRSTLEELETSKEELQSMNEELTTLNQENRHKVEELGQLSDDLQNLMAATDIATLFLDKKLRILRFTPQLGELFNVRPADRGRLISDQTHQLGYDELISDAQKVLRKLIPIEREVKDRNGNTYLTRVLPYRSAEDRIEGVVITFIDISARIEAEKQLRNSAEQFRALVEASAQMVWTTNAKGEMVEDSSSWRAFTGQTFDECKGFGWLNAVHPEDKKLSESNWQACVKEEKAVNMVARLQHKGGEWRWTTLRAVPLRNEEGSLQGYVGMNTDVTEQKQAEEALLESEERLSQLLEQLPVGVGMLDSNGSWLLQTSLIRELTPHSIPSLNASETFRWKSWAKDGSLVDPSEWPGSRGLRGEVVSPGMEFLYTPEDGPERWIRVSSAPFRDEEGKPKGIIMVTEDITKQKEIAEKLRKSEEHRLLALESSGIGVWQLNPETNELYWSKRVGELLGLAPDIPEDFDMALERVHPEDRSIVLEAVSEATGPEGTGAFEIEYRVVHPDGKLLWISSRAKTLEITGKVGRKTDYLFGAMIDITARKQAEEALRQSEERLRLATASGNMYSWELDMATQEFQYSGSASCVIGLPSEEDLPKSLDEMIRMVHEDDRERTQKELELAQKEAETYSIAFRINSGDNGIIWLEKNARVFRDQQGKAVRIIGIAQNITDRKLAQEALEKAKHEAEIAAQAKDEFLSTMSHEIRTPLNAINGLTSLLLQKHPRRDQQENLNTLKFSAHSLLILINDILDYSKIEAGKVELEHVDYQLSTLVNSIRQAHLPLAEQKDSELYFHIADNVPDVLKGDPHKLAQILNNLISNAIKFTEHGSIYLNVKLEKLEKDAAWLFFEVEDTGIGISEDKIKKIFGKFTQADSSTVRRYGGTGLGLSISKSLLEFMGSEIGVESEEGVGSVFSFSLVQEIGNQAQLKMAEHMYTESNKDAALLRKVKILLVEDAEINRMVVLQHLEEWWGLKADEAMNGKEAVEKARQTQYDLILMDKRMPEMDGVEATLQIRKLNKHYAQIPIIILSADTSMTEEVSEEGSRLFDAMVTKPFEPQQLMKTIISQVVGEGDSLSVSSRKQEARPDKDILAPDFAKVEDHFNDSVKKKKLFYQKALKALQSYQAEYLEGLEQQDKAQLEDSMHKAKTLYTMLGLEPFYEKMLDLRRQVEAGTSAEALKKERDEIRKDLEKLIAKIQQRHEQLG, encoded by the coding sequence ATGAAAACAAATACACAAGCACAACCCAATACAGAAGCCTCACCTCTTACTATTGTAGGTATAGGAGCATCGGCAGGAGGCCTGGCTGCCCTGAAAAGTTTTTTCTCTCTTATTCCCCCGGACAGTGGGCTGGCCTATGTCATTGTAGTGCATCTCTCTCCGGAGCATAAAAGCGCGCTGGCGGAACTGCTCCAACCCCATGTAAGGATGCCGGTACAGCAGGTCACCAAAACAATTCCTCTGAAAGCTGACCATGTCTATGTAATTCCCCCCAATGCTAATCTGAATACCATAGATACCCATCTGCGTCTTTCGGATCTGGAAGAAAGGCGCAGGGAACGTGCGCCTATTGACCACTTCTTCCGTACGCTGGCCGCTACCCATGATGGTAATTCGGTAGGCATTATTCTTACCGGCACCGGCTCCGATGGCACACTGGGTATCAGAGAGATCAAAGTGCAGGGAGGCTTAACTATCGTACAGGACCCACAAGAAGCTGAATTTGATGGTATGCCCCAGAGTGCTATCTTCTCCGGTCAGGTAGATAAGGTGATGCCTTTAAAAGAAATCCCCCCTTTCCTGCTTAAATATGTTTCTACCCGACCCAAACTCAAAATTCTGGACCCTGCTGAAGAGCCGGAAGGGGAAGGCAGACAGCTCATCCATAAAATCTACGCGCAGGTAAGAGCCCGCACCGGACGTGACTTTAGCCGTTATAAGCACTCTACTATACTACGCCGCCTGCAACGCCGTATGCAGCTACACCAGATAGAGCATCTGGAAGATTATATTACTTTGCTTCGCAAAAATACAGAAGAAGTTCACTTGCTTTCGGATGACTTTCTGATCAATGTCACCAGCTTTTTCCGGGATGCGGAGGTATACCAGAACCTTGAAGATAAGATCATCCCTCAAATCTTTGAGCGCAAGAAGCTGGACGAACAGGTCAGGGTATGGTCGGTAGGCTGCGCTACTGGTGAGGAAGCTTACTCACTGGGTATGCTGCTCATTGAAGAAGCCAGCCGCAGGGAGACTGCCCCTTCCATTCAGGTATTTGCCTCTGACCTGCACGAGCACTCCCTTAAGCGAGCAAGGGATGGCTTTTATCCGGGAGACATTAAGGTAGACGTGAGCGAGGAGCGGCTGCACCGCTTTTTCACCAAAGAAGACGGCGGTTATCGCATCCGTAAGGAGCTGCGTGAGCTGGTGATCTTTACCCCGCACAACCTGCTGGGTGATCCGCCCTTCTCCCGCATTGACCTGATCGTCTGCCGTAATCTGCTTATTTACCTACAGCGGGATGTACAGCGCGATGTGTTTGAGCTTTTTCACTATTCTCTGCGCCCCGATGGCACGCTCGTACTGGGCAGCTCCGAACACCTGGAAAGTACTGACCTCTTCCGGGCGGAGAACAAAGAGCTTTCCATATATGCCAAACGCAATGTAGCCGGCCCTGAGCCTCGCCTGCCGGTTTTCCCTACTGTACATACGCGCTTTCCCCCGGAACCATCGGGAGAAAGGGAGCAGACGAGCCTGCCCTACGGAGCGCTCCACCAGAAGATGGTAGAGCGCTACGGGCCGCCCAGTATCCTGCTCAGCCCGGATTATCAGGTGATGCATGTTTCTGAAAATGCCGGGCGCTACCTACAGATTTCGGGAGGGGAACTCAGCCGCGACGGTTTTAAGCTGATACGCCCTGAGTTGCAAATGGAATTACGCTCTACTATCTACGCTGCCCGGGAAGGCAGGACGTTGACGCGCTCCAATCCGGTAAATATTACTCTGGACGGACAGCCACATCAGATTATTCTATCTGCCAGGGTGGTAGATGAAAGCTCTCAGGAAAATGTGATCCTGGTCCTGTTTGAAGAATATGACAAAAGGAGCGCTTCTATAGAAACCCGGACTACCAGCAGGGACAAAGCGCCTAATTCTGAGCAGGTAAAAGAACTTAGCCGTGAACTGCAAGATACGCGGCAGCGCCTGCAGGCAGTGATAGAAGAATATGAAACCAGCCGGGAAGAAATGAAAGCCTCTAATGAAGAGCTGCAATCGGCCAATGAGGAACTGCGCTCTACGCTGGAAGAGTTAGAAACCAGCAAGGAGGAGCTGCAATCTATGAACGAAGAGCTAACCACCCTCAACCAGGAGAACCGACACAAGGTAGAGGAGCTGGGGCAACTCTCAGATGATCTGCAAAACCTGATGGCCGCTACCGATATTGCCACCCTCTTTCTGGATAAAAAGTTACGCATACTGCGCTTTACACCTCAGCTCGGAGAGCTGTTTAATGTCCGTCCGGCTGACAGAGGGCGTCTGATCTCGGACCAGACGCATCAGCTGGGTTATGATGAGTTGATCTCTGACGCGCAAAAAGTACTCAGGAAACTGATACCGATAGAAAGGGAGGTAAAAGACAGGAATGGCAACACTTACCTGACGCGGGTACTGCCCTACCGTAGTGCGGAAGACCGGATAGAAGGGGTAGTCATTACTTTTATTGATATCTCTGCAAGAATAGAGGCAGAAAAGCAACTCAGGAATAGTGCGGAGCAATTTCGAGCTCTGGTGGAGGCTTCTGCCCAAATGGTGTGGACCACCAATGCCAAAGGTGAAATGGTAGAAGACTCTTCCTCCTGGCGCGCCTTTACCGGACAAACTTTTGATGAATGTAAGGGTTTTGGCTGGCTGAATGCGGTACACCCTGAGGACAAGAAGCTAAGCGAGAGCAACTGGCAAGCATGTGTGAAGGAAGAAAAAGCGGTGAACATGGTGGCACGTTTGCAGCATAAAGGTGGCGAATGGCGCTGGACCACCCTACGTGCCGTACCTTTAAGAAACGAAGAGGGCTCCCTGCAGGGATATGTAGGTATGAATACAGATGTTACTGAACAAAAACAGGCGGAAGAAGCGCTGCTAGAGAGTGAAGAACGTCTCAGTCAGTTACTTGAGCAACTACCTGTTGGCGTAGGTATGCTTGACAGCAACGGGAGTTGGCTGCTTCAGACTTCACTTATCCGGGAGCTGACTCCTCATTCTATCCCGTCCCTTAACGCATCGGAGACTTTTAGGTGGAAAAGCTGGGCCAAGGATGGCTCTTTGGTAGATCCTTCTGAATGGCCTGGGTCCAGAGGGTTAAGGGGAGAGGTGGTAAGCCCGGGTATGGAATTCCTCTATACGCCTGAAGACGGTCCTGAGCGATGGATACGCGTAAGTAGTGCACCTTTTCGTGATGAAGAAGGAAAGCCTAAAGGCATCATTATGGTTACTGAGGACATTACTAAACAAAAGGAGATTGCTGAAAAACTGCGTAAGAGTGAAGAGCACCGTTTGCTGGCGCTTGAATCATCCGGAATCGGCGTCTGGCAGTTAAACCCCGAAACAAATGAGCTTTACTGGTCAAAGAGAGTAGGTGAACTGCTGGGCCTGGCGCCAGACATTCCTGAAGATTTTGATATGGCTCTCGAGAGAGTCCACCCTGAAGACCGCTCCATTGTGCTTGAAGCCGTTTCAGAAGCTACCGGACCTGAAGGGACAGGAGCATTTGAAATTGAGTATCGGGTTGTCCATCCTGATGGTAAACTCCTTTGGATCAGTTCCCGGGCAAAAACCTTAGAAATAACAGGAAAAGTAGGTCGTAAGACTGATTATCTGTTTGGAGCCATGATAGATATTACCGCACGCAAGCAGGCTGAAGAAGCCCTACGACAATCAGAAGAGCGTCTTCGGCTGGCTACCGCCTCAGGAAACATGTACTCCTGGGAGCTGGATATGGCTACGCAGGAGTTTCAGTATTCGGGCAGTGCCAGCTGCGTAATCGGCCTTCCCTCTGAAGAGGATTTACCCAAAAGCCTGGATGAGATGATACGGATGGTTCATGAAGATGACCGGGAAAGAACACAAAAGGAACTTGAGCTGGCTCAAAAGGAGGCAGAAACCTATAGTATTGCCTTTAGAATTAATAGCGGTGACAATGGTATCATCTGGCTGGAGAAAAATGCCAGAGTATTTCGTGATCAGCAGGGCAAAGCGGTACGCATCATTGGTATCGCACAAAATATTACCGATCGCAAACTTGCCCAGGAAGCCCTGGAAAAAGCAAAGCATGAAGCGGAAATAGCCGCCCAGGCTAAAGATGAGTTTCTTTCTACCATGAGCCACGAGATACGCACGCCGCTCAATGCCATCAACGGACTTACCAGTTTGCTGCTACAGAAGCACCCCCGCCGTGACCAGCAGGAAAACCTCAATACGCTGAAGTTCTCCGCCCATAGCCTGCTCATCCTGATCAATGACATACTGGACTATAGCAAAATTGAGGCAGGCAAGGTAGAGTTGGAGCATGTAGATTACCAGCTTTCTACTTTGGTAAACAGCATCCGGCAGGCGCATTTGCCGCTGGCTGAGCAAAAAGATAGTGAACTTTACTTTCACATCGCTGATAATGTGCCAGATGTCCTCAAAGGTGATCCCCATAAGCTGGCTCAGATCCTCAATAATCTGATCAGTAATGCCATTAAGTTTACCGAGCATGGCAGTATCTACCTGAATGTGAAGCTTGAGAAACTGGAAAAAGACGCCGCCTGGCTTTTCTTCGAGGTAGAAGATACCGGCATTGGCATTTCGGAAGACAAAATCAAGAAGATCTTTGGGAAATTTACCCAGGCTGACAGCAGTACGGTACGCCGATACGGGGGCACAGGGCTGGGGCTTTCCATTTCCAAGTCATTGCTGGAGTTTATGGGCAGTGAAATCGGAGTAGAAAGTGAGGAAGGAGTAGGCTCCGTATTCTCCTTTAGCCTGGTGCAGGAAATTGGCAACCAGGCCCAGCTCAAAATGGCAGAACATATGTATACAGAAAGCAATAAAGATGCTGCCCTTTTAAGAAAAGTAAAAATCTTGCTGGTAGAAGACGCTGAGATCAATCGTATGGTGGTACTACAACATCTGGAAGAATGGTGGGGGCTAAAAGCGGATGAAGCTATGAATGGAAAAGAAGCTGTGGAGAAAGCCCGCCAGACCCAATATGACCTTATCCTGATGGACAAGCGCATGCCGGAAATGGATGGGGTAGAAGCCACGCTGCAGATACGTAAGCTTAATAAGCACTATGCCCAGATTCCCATTATCATTCTGTCGGCTGATACTTCCATGACCGAAGAAGTTTCGGAGGAGGGAAGCAGACTCTTTGATGCCATGGTAACCAAGCCTTTTGAGCCGCAACAGCTGATGAAAACTATTATTTCTCAGGTGGTCGGAGAAGGGGATTCACTCTCCGTTTCATCCAGAAAGCAGGAAGCCAGGCCAGATAAAGACATACTTGCTCCAGACTTTGCCAAAGTGGAAGATCATTTCAATGATTCAGTAAAAAAGAAAAAGCTATTCTATCAAAAGGCACTTAAGGCACTGCAATCGTACCAGGCTGAATACCTGGAAGGACTGGAACAGCAGGATAAAGCACAACTGGAAGACAGCATGCATAAAGCAAAAACCTTATATACCATGCTGGGACTGGAACCCTTTTACGAAAAAATGCTGGATTTACGTCGTCAGGTAGAAGCAGGCACTTCAGCAGAAGCATTAAAAAAAGAAAGGGATGAGATACGAAAGGACTTAGAAAAGCTGATCGCTAAAATCCAGCAAAGGCATGAGCAACTGGGCTAG
- a CDS encoding RNA polymerase sigma factor, with protein sequence MQANAKEDDDSFHVNQLKKGNASSFNFLFHQYEAKLYHICLYLTHSPSDAEEVVQEVFVKIWETRHRLDPELSFSAYLIQIAKNHIYNKASRRLREHAFQTYYTHTQSAFDNSTQEELNHWSTEKIITQLIDSLPFMQKKVFTLSRFQGLSNQEIANHLQLSISTVENHIHLALKTLKKHLVKEHLYFALWMLEMLQ encoded by the coding sequence ATGCAGGCAAATGCAAAAGAGGATGATGACTCTTTCCATGTAAACCAACTGAAAAAAGGCAATGCTTCAAGTTTTAACTTTCTGTTTCATCAATACGAAGCAAAGCTATATCATATATGCCTGTACCTTACCCACTCGCCCTCTGATGCCGAAGAAGTAGTGCAGGAAGTATTTGTCAAAATCTGGGAAACCCGCCACCGCCTTGATCCCGAGCTGTCGTTTTCAGCTTACCTGATTCAGATTGCAAAAAACCATATTTATAATAAGGCCAGCCGGAGGTTAAGAGAGCATGCTTTTCAGACTTACTACACACATACCCAATCAGCTTTTGATAACTCTACTCAGGAAGAGCTAAACCATTGGTCAACAGAGAAGATTATCACGCAGCTGATTGACAGCTTGCCTTTTATGCAAAAAAAGGTCTTTACCCTGAGCAGGTTTCAGGGCTTGAGCAATCAGGAAATTGCCAATCACCTGCAATTATCCATCAGCACAGTTGAAAATCATATCCATCTTGCCCTGAAAACCCTGAAAAAGCATCTGGTCAAAGAGCATCTTTATTTCGCCTTGTGGATGTTGGAAATGCTACAATAA
- a CDS encoding FecR family protein: MIDKDLINKFYKGECTDAEVQKVLSWFDDQHTGEKYIKALWHSYEKREPSATHNSQQILKTIHQRTGITERRTQYLILHKEWAKIAAILIFAFSLSFLITENELNPDTLTSAIHYVTKENPAGRKSVIHLPDGTVVHLNAASNITYPEGFSDSIRSVALVGEAFFEVAEDKSKPFIVSVAGVDTRALGTSFNVKAYAEDQHVQVVLASGKVKVSQSGWNDDAEVFLSPGEEAWVQKKTRAMHKQEADLYTSLAWKDNLMVFNQASAKQVFTTLERWYGVDISFSEAMPADEWSFAGEFKGESLENVLLSISYVKSFEYQINDQSIVITP, from the coding sequence ATGATAGACAAAGACCTCATTAATAAGTTTTACAAAGGTGAATGTACTGATGCAGAAGTACAGAAGGTACTGAGTTGGTTTGATGATCAGCACACAGGAGAAAAGTATATCAAAGCTTTGTGGCATTCATATGAAAAGAGAGAGCCTTCTGCAACCCACAATTCTCAGCAAATATTAAAAACCATTCACCAGCGGACAGGCATCACTGAGAGACGTACCCAATACCTTATACTGCATAAAGAGTGGGCAAAAATAGCCGCGATCTTGATATTTGCTTTTTCTCTCTCATTTTTGATCACAGAAAATGAGCTGAATCCGGATACGCTCACTAGCGCGATTCATTATGTAACCAAAGAAAATCCTGCCGGGCGTAAATCCGTCATTCATTTACCTGATGGCACAGTGGTACACCTGAATGCAGCAAGCAACATTACTTATCCGGAAGGTTTTAGCGATTCTATCCGTAGCGTAGCGCTGGTAGGAGAAGCATTTTTTGAAGTCGCTGAAGATAAATCTAAACCCTTTATCGTATCAGTGGCCGGCGTGGATACCCGTGCTTTAGGAACTTCTTTTAATGTAAAAGCCTATGCCGAAGATCAGCATGTACAGGTAGTGCTGGCCAGTGGAAAGGTAAAAGTGTCACAATCCGGATGGAATGATGATGCTGAGGTTTTTCTGAGCCCGGGAGAAGAAGCATGGGTGCAGAAGAAGACCAGAGCTATGCATAAACAGGAGGCGGACTTATATACCTCCCTGGCCTGGAAAGACAACCTGATGGTGTTCAATCAAGCGTCTGCTAAGCAAGTTTTTACTACACTGGAAAGATGGTACGGCGTTGATATATCCTTTTCTGAAGCAATGCCGGCTGATGAATGGAGCTTTGCAGGTGAGTTCAAAGGCGAAAGCCTGGAAAATGTACTGCTTAGTATCAGCTATGTAAAAAGTTTTGAGTATCAAATCAACGATCAATCTATTGTGATAACACCCTAA
- a CDS encoding LuxR C-terminal-related transcriptional regulator, whose protein sequence is MNKCKIVLADDHVILTQATSSLLSDCKDIELLATASDGEQLHKLVEELQPDILISDINMPGKSIFDISEEIRNKELPTKVIIFSMHDSPDYVYKALNSSVSGYITKQAEKNELIEAIKSIQEGKEYYSQPISQIIVKGFKNRNDASGSDQNPINALTRREKEVLTLLIEGLSSKQIADKLFLSERTVSNHRANMLQKCNVNNTVELVRLYLDNANKW, encoded by the coding sequence ATGAATAAATGTAAGATTGTATTGGCTGACGATCATGTGATTCTCACTCAGGCTACATCTTCTCTGCTCTCGGATTGTAAGGACATAGAACTTTTAGCTACTGCCTCTGATGGAGAGCAGTTACACAAACTGGTGGAGGAACTTCAGCCCGACATCCTTATCTCAGATATTAACATGCCGGGGAAATCAATTTTTGATATTTCTGAGGAAATCAGAAATAAAGAATTGCCTACAAAAGTCATTATCTTTAGTATGCACGACTCTCCTGATTATGTGTACAAAGCGCTCAACAGCTCAGTATCCGGCTACATCACCAAGCAGGCGGAAAAGAATGAGCTGATAGAGGCGATCAAAAGCATACAGGAAGGTAAAGAATATTACAGCCAGCCTATCAGCCAGATCATTGTCAAAGGCTTTAAAAACAGGAATGATGCCAGCGGGAGTGATCAGAATCCTATCAATGCACTTACCAGGAGGGAAAAAGAAGTACTTACATTATTGATTGAGGGGTTGAGCTCTAAGCAAATCGCTGATAAACTTTTCCTGAGTGAGCGTACAGTCTCTAACCACCGGGCCAATATGTTACAGAAATGCAATGTAAACAATACTGTGGAGCTGGTAAGGCTATATCTGGATAATGCGAATAAATGGTAA
- a CDS encoding ABC-ATPase domain-containing protein, with the protein MKKQEDLGRQLLAIDRKNYKAYKQIRGHYDFGNFSLHIDYVQGDPFASPSQLAIRMPLEETGLPRDSYKNSSRQTALCDYISRVFAQNCRKHSDHRSAGHRGAGHSGKMFMPSIGQEILERNATVLADTSLEVRFNAGLPARGRSVLGRQAVEMLIKDLPQIVQESLYYDALDKRRLQAHIEVAEDADFLRTQLRQMNLVAFIANGAILPRRSGVDDRPMSGQAVPFQSPSSLEVTVDLPNRGKVRGMGLYKGINLIVGGGYHGKSTLLRAISMGVYNHIPGDGREYVATDASAMKIRAEDERSIQKVNISAFINKLPLQQSTEAFSTPSASGSTSQAANIMEALEAGSKLLLIDEDTSATNFMIRDHRMQQLISKEKEPITPFLDKVKQMYHEQGVSTILVMGGSGDYFEVANTVIALEEFRIKDVSEQAKAIAEKYQTQRAREGGQQFGRLSHRQVDHQCLNPEKGKKSVSIKVHAIDQILYGEEKIDVSQIEQLIDQGQLKAIGEAMVYLYHNANGKAKLADDLSRCEQLLNEKGLDALSPKLRGDLVRFRKVELAAAINRFRNLKII; encoded by the coding sequence ATGAAAAAACAGGAGGATCTAGGCAGGCAGCTTCTTGCCATTGACCGCAAAAACTACAAAGCATACAAGCAGATCAGAGGGCATTACGACTTTGGCAATTTTAGCTTACACATTGATTATGTGCAAGGTGATCCTTTCGCCAGCCCCAGTCAACTGGCAATACGCATGCCTTTGGAAGAAACCGGCCTTCCCCGGGATAGCTACAAAAACAGCAGCCGGCAAACAGCTTTATGTGACTATATCAGTAGGGTGTTTGCCCAAAATTGCAGAAAGCATTCTGACCACCGGAGTGCCGGACACCGGGGTGCCGGCCACAGCGGGAAAATGTTTATGCCCTCCATAGGTCAGGAGATACTGGAAAGAAACGCTACTGTGCTTGCTGATACTTCTTTAGAGGTAAGATTCAATGCCGGCTTACCAGCCAGAGGCAGAAGTGTATTGGGCAGGCAGGCAGTAGAAATGCTCATTAAAGACCTGCCTCAAATTGTACAGGAAAGCTTATATTATGATGCGCTGGATAAGAGGAGGTTGCAGGCACACATTGAAGTGGCCGAGGATGCTGACTTTCTGAGAACACAGCTCAGACAAATGAACCTGGTGGCTTTCATAGCCAATGGAGCCATACTTCCCCGCCGAAGCGGTGTAGACGATCGGCCTATGAGCGGACAGGCCGTTCCTTTCCAGTCGCCATCCTCTTTAGAAGTCACGGTAGACCTCCCGAACAGAGGAAAAGTTAGGGGCATGGGGCTGTATAAAGGGATTAACCTCATTGTAGGCGGAGGGTACCATGGCAAGTCTACATTACTACGCGCCATCAGCATGGGCGTTTATAATCATATCCCCGGCGATGGTCGTGAGTACGTTGCCACGGATGCCAGCGCGATGAAGATAAGGGCAGAAGATGAGAGAAGTATTCAAAAAGTAAACATCTCTGCTTTTATCAATAAGCTCCCCCTACAGCAATCTACTGAGGCTTTTTCTACGCCCAGTGCCAGCGGTAGTACCTCACAGGCCGCCAATATTATGGAAGCCCTTGAAGCAGGTTCAAAACTACTGCTGATTGATGAGGATACTTCGGCTACCAATTTTATGATCCGCGACCATCGGATGCAGCAACTGATCAGCAAGGAGAAAGAGCCTATCACTCCCTTTCTGGACAAGGTGAAGCAGATGTACCATGAGCAGGGTGTATCTACTATCCTCGTGATGGGAGGAAGTGGTGACTATTTTGAAGTTGCCAATACTGTGATTGCCCTTGAAGAATTCAGGATAAAAGATGTGAGTGAGCAGGCCAAAGCGATTGCTGAAAAATACCAGACGCAGCGGGCCCGTGAAGGTGGGCAGCAATTTGGAAGGCTCAGCCACAGGCAGGTTGACCATCAATGTCTGAATCCCGAAAAAGGCAAAAAGTCGGTGAGTATCAAAGTACATGCTATAGACCAAATACTTTACGGAGAGGAAAAAATAGATGTGAGTCAGATAGAACAACTCATTGACCAGGGGCAACTCAAGGCCATTGGGGAGGCAATGGTTTATCTGTACCATAATGCCAACGGAAAGGCTAAACTGGCAGACGATCTGTCGCGTTGTGAGCAGCTGCTAAACGAAAAAGGGCTGGATGCTTTGTCTCCCAAACTGAGAGGCGATCTGGTGAGGTTCAGAAAAGTAGAGTTGGCAGCCGCCATCAACCGCTTTAGAAATTTGAAAATCATATAA